One Embleya scabrispora DNA segment encodes these proteins:
- a CDS encoding type 1 glutamine amidotransferase domain-containing protein, giving the protein MTKVLFVVSAADRWTLRDGVVHPSGFWGEELAMPHKIFSAAGWETTIATPGGKPPTLDRLSMSWTAGLPGKLREVRRYLDTIKTALDNPRSLDDVDSDAFDVVFYPGGHGPMEDLAVDPVSGALLTRALASGKPLALLCHAPAAAFAAHNADGSWPFAGYRMTGLSNVEEKFNSFGRKAKWLLEDRLRAGGAHYTKSRLPLRPFVVVDRNLYTGQNPASSEQLAQRLVADVG; this is encoded by the coding sequence ATGACCAAGGTCCTCTTCGTGGTGTCCGCAGCGGATCGTTGGACGCTGCGGGACGGAGTGGTGCATCCCTCGGGCTTCTGGGGCGAAGAGCTGGCGATGCCGCACAAGATCTTCTCCGCGGCGGGGTGGGAGACCACGATCGCCACCCCGGGCGGAAAACCACCGACGCTGGATCGGCTCAGCATGTCGTGGACCGCCGGCCTGCCGGGCAAGCTGCGCGAGGTTCGCCGGTACCTGGACACGATCAAGACCGCGCTCGACAACCCCCGGTCGCTGGACGACGTCGACTCGGACGCCTTCGACGTGGTGTTCTACCCCGGCGGCCACGGACCGATGGAAGACCTCGCGGTCGACCCGGTCTCCGGCGCGCTGCTCACCCGCGCGCTGGCCTCCGGCAAGCCGCTTGCCCTGCTGTGCCACGCGCCCGCCGCGGCGTTCGCGGCGCACAACGCCGACGGATCGTGGCCGTTTGCCGGATACCGGATGACCGGCCTGTCCAACGTCGAGGAGAAGTTCAACAGCTTCGGCCGCAAGGCCAAGTGGCTGCTGGAGGACCGCTTGCGCGCCGGCGGTGCCCACTACACCAAGTCCCGCCTGCCGTTGCGTCCCTTCGTCGTCGTCGACCGCAACCTCTACACCGGCCAGAACCCGGCCTCCTCCGAACAGCTCGCCCAGCGGCTCGTCGCCGACGTCGGCTGA
- a CDS encoding TetR/AcrR family transcriptional regulator has translation MSQASGSYHHGDLRTACLRAARDLLEEDGSAALSLRAVARRAGVSTGAPYRHYADREALLSAVAAEGYRELTEQLASVHPSPATPDELADVAVAYVRFALRHPALFRVMFAEPCDPANEERANATAAIKEYVRGIARAAFPHGDPEALSTMVWALVHGLAFLHLDGKLDASTPEVVAEHVRTTAHALFTATGAPQAAPAQLGHAAD, from the coding sequence GTGTCGCAAGCAAGCGGCTCGTACCACCACGGCGATCTGCGAACGGCCTGCCTGCGCGCCGCACGCGACCTTCTGGAGGAAGACGGCAGCGCCGCACTGTCGCTGCGCGCCGTGGCACGGCGCGCAGGCGTGTCGACCGGCGCCCCATACCGCCACTACGCCGACCGCGAGGCCCTGCTGTCCGCGGTCGCCGCCGAGGGGTACCGCGAGCTCACCGAACAGCTCGCCTCCGTACATCCGTCACCGGCGACCCCCGACGAACTCGCCGACGTGGCTGTCGCCTACGTCCGGTTCGCACTCCGGCACCCGGCACTGTTCCGCGTGATGTTCGCCGAACCTTGCGACCCCGCCAACGAGGAGCGGGCCAACGCGACCGCCGCGATCAAGGAGTACGTGCGCGGCATCGCCCGCGCCGCCTTCCCCCACGGCGACCCCGAGGCCCTCTCCACCATGGTGTGGGCCCTCGTCCACGGCCTGGCCTTCCTCCACCTCGACGGCAAACTCGACGCCTCCACCCCGGAAGTCGTCGCAGAACACGTCCGCACCACCGCCCACGCCCTGTTCACCGCCACCGGCGCGCCGCAGGCAGCACCGGCTCAGCTCGGCCACGCAGCCGACTAG